From a region of the Anoplopoma fimbria isolate UVic2021 breed Golden Eagle Sablefish chromosome 16, Afim_UVic_2022, whole genome shotgun sequence genome:
- the stx19 gene encoding syntaxin-19 — MKDRLEELHLKAQHLPEADSEAVNPFSVEGDNDDSVVTIMPQAVVFEEEPIIENFLSEAQQIRDDITGLDIEILKFCQQQKTLVAAMRRFSVMKKESSITRDIKLKAESLQRRLEALSKQVQRTEEQQGPTSVTTRIQRCQHAALHRKFQQVLLQYNEGLLTKQERCKHFIIRQLEVSGRDISENEVNEMVATGKWEVFNENLLNDARITRSQLSEIEQRHKELLSLENNIKELKDLFMDIFMLVEEQGAYIEHIQTNVERTQDYVVVTNEKFKLAARYKKKNPLRQLCCCCCPPWRCCL; from the exons ATGAAAGACCGCTTGGAGGAGCTGCATCTGAAGGCTCAACACCTTCCTGAGGCGGATAGTGAGGCTGTGAACCCTTTCTCAGTGGAGGGAGATAATGATGACTCTGTGGTGACCATAATGCCGCAGGCTGTGGTGTTCGAGGAAGAGCCAATCATTGAGAATTTCCTGTCTGAGGCTCAGCAAATCAGAGATGATATCACAGGGCTTGACATAGAG ATCCTTAAATTCTGTCAGCAGCAAAAGACTCTGGTGGCAGCCATGCGCCGTTTCAGTGTGATGAAGAAAGAGAGCAGTATAACCCGGGACATCAAGCTCAAGGCAGAGAGCCTCCAACGACGCTTAGAGGCGCTTTCAAAACAGGTCCAAAGGACCGAGGAGCAGCAGGGGCCTACGTCTGTGACAACAAGAATACAACGCTGCCAGCATGCTGCGCTTCACCGCAAATTCCAGCAG GTATTGCTGCAGTATAATGAAGGTCTGCTGACCAAGCAGGAGCGCTGTAAGCACTTCATTATCCGGCAGCTGGAGGTATCTGGAAGGGATATCTCGGAGAATGAGGTCAATGAAATGGTGGCCACAGGAAAATGGGAAGTCTTCAATGAGAACCTGCTGAACGATGCCAGAATCACACGGTCACAACTATCTGAGATTGAACAACGACACAAG GAGCTGTTGAGTCTGGAGAACAACATAAAGGAGCTGAAGGACCTGTTCATGGATATTTTCATGTTGGTGGAGGAACAAGGGGCCTACATTGAGCACATCCAGACCAATGTAGAAAGGACACAGGATTATGTGGTTGTAACTAATGAGAAGTTCAAGTTGGCCGCCAGATACAAGAAGAAGAACCCACTTAGacagctgtgctgctgctgctgcccaccCTGGAGATGCTGCCTCTAA